Proteins encoded by one window of Cupriavidus sp. EM10:
- a CDS encoding glycerate kinase yields MFATDANAALLSPQRQTDYRNPAQARTLLRDLFDTAVAAVSASHCLPPHLPQPPKGRTVVIGAGKAAAAMAQAVDAHWQGDLSGLVVTRYDHGADCHRIEVVEAAHPVPDAAGQQAAQRMVELVQGLTADDLVLCLISGGGSALLAAPAPGLTLADKQAVNKALLRSGASIGEMNCVRKHLSALKGGRLALACAPARVETLLISDIPGDDPTLIASGPTLPDATTCADALAVIAKYDIDVPANVRAHLESGAGETPKPGDARFEGHRSVTLASAQQSLEAAAVRARELGLTAHILSDSIEGEARDVAEVHAAIARQIVAHGQPFQKPCVILSGGETTVTVRGNGRGGRNAEFLLSLAVALDGLPGVHAIAGDTDGIDGSEDNAGALLGPDTLTRAAARGLSARAHLDNNDGYGFFAGIDDLIVTGPTRTNVNDFRAILIV; encoded by the coding sequence ATGTTCGCCACCGACGCCAACGCCGCCCTGCTTTCGCCGCAGCGGCAGACCGACTATCGCAACCCTGCCCAGGCCCGCACGTTGCTGCGCGACCTGTTCGATACGGCGGTGGCCGCCGTGAGCGCCAGCCATTGCCTGCCGCCGCACCTGCCGCAGCCGCCTAAGGGCCGCACCGTGGTGATCGGCGCCGGAAAGGCCGCCGCCGCGATGGCCCAGGCCGTCGATGCGCACTGGCAAGGCGACCTGTCGGGGCTGGTGGTGACGCGCTACGACCATGGCGCCGACTGCCATCGCATCGAGGTCGTCGAGGCCGCCCATCCCGTACCCGATGCAGCGGGCCAGCAGGCCGCGCAGCGCATGGTGGAACTGGTGCAGGGCCTGACCGCCGATGACCTCGTACTTTGCCTAATTTCTGGCGGCGGCTCGGCGCTGCTGGCCGCGCCCGCGCCGGGCCTCACGCTGGCCGACAAGCAGGCCGTGAACAAGGCGCTGCTGCGTAGCGGCGCCAGCATTGGCGAGATGAACTGCGTGCGCAAGCATCTGTCCGCGCTCAAGGGCGGCCGCCTGGCCCTGGCCTGCGCGCCGGCCCGCGTGGAGACCCTGCTGATTTCCGATATTCCCGGCGACGATCCGACGCTGATCGCCAGCGGCCCCACGCTGCCCGATGCCACCACGTGCGCCGACGCGCTCGCGGTCATCGCCAAGTACGACATCGACGTGCCGGCCAACGTGCGGGCGCACCTGGAGTCCGGGGCCGGCGAAACGCCCAAGCCCGGCGACGCCCGCTTCGAAGGCCATCGCAGCGTCACGCTGGCCAGCGCGCAGCAATCGCTGGAAGCCGCCGCCGTGCGCGCCCGTGAACTGGGGCTGACTGCACACATCCTGTCGGACAGCATCGAGGGCGAGGCCCGCGACGTGGCCGAAGTGCACGCCGCCATCGCCCGCCAGATCGTGGCGCATGGCCAGCCGTTCCAGAAGCCGTGCGTGATCCTGTCCGGCGGCGAGACCACGGTGACGGTGCGCGGCAATGGCCGTGGCGGCCGCAACGCCGAGTTCCTGCTGTCGCTGGCCGTGGCGCTGGACGGCCTGCCCGGCGTGCACGCGATAGCTGGCGACACCGACGGCATCGACGGTTCCGAAGACAACGCCGGCGCGCTGCTGGGCCCCGACACGCTGACGCGCGCCGCCGCACGTGGCCTGTCCGCCCGCGCGCACCTGGACAACAACGACGGGTACGGCTTCTTTGCCGGCATCGACGACCTGATCGTGACCGGCCCGACCCGCACCAACGTCAACGATTTCCGCGCGATCCTGATCGTCTGA
- the pyk gene encoding pyruvate kinase, whose amino-acid sequence MRRQRKAKILATLGPASSDIAVIRQLFDAGADVFRLNFSHGTHDDHRARYDAVRQVEAETGRPIAILADLQGPKLRIGTFAVGKVAVRTGDTFVLDSDPTPGDATRVYLPHPELFKAANPGQSLLIDDGKVRLNIEAVSSGSITTRVANNGTLSDRKGVNVPDAVIPIPALTEKDRRDLAFALELGADWIALSFVQRPSDIVEAREIIGTRAGVLSKIEKPAALQQLEEIIRVSDAVMVARGDLGVELPPERVPGVQKRILRISRQLGRPVVIATQMLESMIDSPVPTRAEASDVASAIYDGADAVMLSAESANGRHPVAAVSMMDRIIAEVERDPLYRNMIDAQHEVPLSTRQDAICAALREVTHIIGAKATVTYTSSGATALRAARERPCAPIVSITPNLDIARRLAIAWGVHSTVSPDVQSVDEMVEAAARAALVEGYAAPGDQITIAAGMPFGQGGTTNLLRVAEVGTEVAALDISKAPASATA is encoded by the coding sequence ATGAGACGCCAGCGCAAAGCGAAGATCTTGGCCACCCTGGGCCCGGCCAGCTCGGACATCGCGGTGATCCGCCAGCTGTTCGATGCGGGCGCCGACGTGTTCCGGCTGAACTTCAGCCACGGCACGCACGACGACCACCGCGCGCGCTATGACGCCGTGCGCCAGGTGGAGGCCGAGACCGGCCGCCCCATCGCGATCCTGGCCGACCTGCAGGGCCCCAAGCTGCGCATCGGCACATTTGCCGTGGGCAAGGTGGCCGTGCGCACCGGCGACACGTTCGTGCTCGACAGCGACCCCACCCCGGGCGACGCCACACGCGTCTACCTGCCGCACCCCGAGCTGTTCAAGGCGGCCAACCCGGGCCAGTCGCTGCTGATCGACGATGGCAAGGTGCGCCTGAACATCGAGGCGGTATCGAGCGGCAGCATCACCACGCGCGTGGCCAACAACGGTACGCTGTCCGACCGCAAGGGCGTGAACGTGCCCGATGCCGTGATCCCGATCCCGGCACTGACCGAAAAGGACCGCCGCGACCTGGCGTTCGCGCTGGAACTGGGCGCCGACTGGATCGCGCTGTCGTTCGTGCAGCGTCCGTCCGATATCGTCGAGGCGCGAGAGATCATCGGCACCCGCGCCGGCGTGCTGTCGAAGATCGAGAAGCCGGCCGCGCTGCAGCAGCTGGAGGAAATCATCCGCGTGTCCGACGCCGTGATGGTGGCCCGTGGCGACCTGGGCGTGGAACTGCCGCCCGAGCGCGTGCCTGGCGTGCAGAAGCGCATCCTGCGCATCAGCCGCCAACTGGGCAGGCCGGTGGTGATCGCCACGCAGATGCTGGAGTCGATGATCGATTCGCCGGTGCCGACGCGTGCCGAGGCATCCGACGTGGCCAGCGCCATCTACGACGGCGCCGATGCGGTGATGCTGTCGGCCGAGTCGGCCAACGGCCGCCATCCGGTAGCCGCCGTGTCGATGATGGACCGCATCATCGCCGAGGTGGAGCGCGATCCGCTCTACCGCAACATGATCGACGCCCAGCATGAGGTGCCGCTCTCCACGCGCCAGGACGCAATCTGCGCGGCGCTGCGCGAGGTCACGCACATCATCGGCGCCAAGGCCACGGTCACGTACACGTCTTCGGGCGCCACCGCGCTGCGCGCCGCGCGCGAACGGCCTTGCGCGCCCATCGTCAGCATCACGCCGAACCTGGACATCGCGCGGCGGCTGGCCATTGCCTGGGGCGTGCACTCGACCGTGAGCCCGGACGTGCAGAGCGTGGACGAGATGGTGGAAGCCGCCGCCCGCGCCGCCCTGGTGGAAGGCTACGCCGCGCCGGGTGACCAGATCACCATCGCCGCCGGCATGCCGTTCGGCCAGGGCGGTACCACCAACCTGCTGCGCGTGGCCGAGGTGGGCACCGAAGTGGCCGCGCTCGACATCAGCAAGGCACCGGCGTCCGCCACCGCCTGA
- a CDS encoding neutral zinc metallopeptidase has protein sequence MRLDDEAESQNVEDRRGGGGGFGLPIGGKSIGIGTVIIALAASYFFGIDPSLIFQGASVIQGQQQPAPQSQAHRPPASDQLSVFTRKVLGNTERTWEHIFETDLNRRYAPPTLVMFSGATPTACGTGQSAMGPFYCPADQKVYIDLSFYNELRQRFGAGGDFAQAYVIAHEVGHHVQNLLGVSGKVDAARRRMNEAQSNQLSVRMELQADCLAGVWAATAGKLNQQLIEPGDIEQGLKAAAAIGDDRLQKQSQGYVVPEAFTHGTSEQRVRWLRQGLTTGDIRKCDTFAQKQL, from the coding sequence ATGCGTCTCGATGACGAAGCCGAAAGCCAGAATGTGGAGGACCGCCGTGGCGGAGGTGGCGGATTCGGCCTGCCCATCGGCGGCAAGTCGATCGGCATTGGCACGGTCATCATCGCGCTGGCCGCGTCGTACTTCTTTGGTATCGATCCGTCGCTGATCTTCCAGGGCGCATCGGTGATCCAGGGCCAGCAGCAGCCGGCGCCGCAGTCGCAGGCACACCGGCCGCCGGCCAGCGACCAGCTGTCGGTGTTCACGCGCAAGGTGCTGGGCAATACCGAGCGCACCTGGGAACACATCTTCGAGACCGACCTGAACCGCCGCTATGCGCCGCCGACGCTGGTGATGTTCTCGGGCGCCACCCCCACCGCGTGCGGCACCGGGCAATCGGCCATGGGGCCGTTCTACTGCCCGGCCGACCAGAAGGTCTATATCGACCTGTCGTTCTACAACGAACTGCGCCAGCGCTTTGGCGCGGGTGGCGACTTTGCCCAGGCCTATGTGATCGCGCATGAAGTCGGCCATCATGTGCAGAACCTGCTCGGCGTGTCGGGCAAGGTCGACGCCGCGCGGCGCCGCATGAACGAGGCGCAGAGCAACCAGCTGTCGGTACGCATGGAACTGCAGGCCGACTGCCTGGCCGGTGTCTGGGCCGCCACGGCGGGCAAGCTCAACCAGCAACTGATCGAGCCGGGCGATATCGAGCAGGGCCTGAAGGCCGCAGCCGCCATCGGCGACGACCGCCTGCAGAAACAGTCGCAGGGCTATGTGGTACCCGAGGCGTTCACGCACGGCACCAGCGAACAGCGCGTGCGCTGGCTGCGCCAGGGCCTGACGACCGGCGACATCCGCAAATGCGACACCTTCGCGCAGAAGCAGCTCTGA
- the rnk gene encoding nucleoside diphosphate kinase regulator produces the protein MAKTKNPTLYLTELDVTRLEGIASRAGTAELDEMLDELLSRAAIVSPDAIPKDVVTMNSRVVCTLEGEAAPREWTLAYPDDADLSAGRLSVLSPIGQALLGARAGKTVDYRLPNGSAQRVTIVSVAFQPEASGQYTL, from the coding sequence ATGGCAAAGACCAAGAACCCCACCCTCTACCTGACCGAACTCGACGTGACGCGCCTGGAGGGCATCGCCAGCCGTGCCGGCACTGCCGAACTGGACGAAATGCTAGACGAACTGCTGTCGCGTGCCGCCATCGTGTCGCCGGATGCCATTCCCAAGGATGTCGTGACGATGAATTCGCGCGTCGTCTGCACGCTGGAAGGCGAAGCCGCGCCGCGTGAGTGGACGCTGGCTTACCCCGACGATGCCGACCTGTCGGCCGGCCGCCTGTCGGTGCTGTCGCCAATCGGCCAGGCACTGCTGGGCGCGCGTGCCGGCAAGACCGTCGACTATCGCCTGCCCAACGGCAGCGCACAGCGCGTGACCATCGTCAGCGTCGCCTTCCAGCCCGAAGCCAGCGGCCAGTACACACTCTGA
- a CDS encoding Cd(II)/Pb(II)-responsive transcriptional regulator — protein sequence MRIGELSRHSGCDVETIRYYEREGLLDAPQREDNGYRRYGDGHLVQLNFVRHCRSLGMSLADVRRLRDFQRNPSLACDDINTLLDRQIEQIHAQRVALEALEGQLRTLRHTCENPNPHPASECGILQNLQQAAEGAGCECHPRH from the coding sequence ATGCGCATCGGCGAACTGTCGCGCCACAGCGGTTGCGACGTGGAAACCATCCGGTATTACGAACGCGAAGGGTTGCTCGACGCCCCGCAGCGCGAAGACAACGGCTACCGCCGCTATGGCGACGGCCATCTGGTGCAGCTGAATTTCGTGCGGCACTGCCGGTCGCTGGGCATGAGCCTGGCCGATGTGCGCCGGCTGCGCGACTTCCAGCGCAACCCGTCGCTGGCGTGCGACGACATCAACACGCTGCTGGACCGCCAGATCGAGCAGATCCACGCCCAACGTGTGGCGCTTGAGGCGCTTGAAGGGCAACTCCGTACGCTGCGCCATACCTGCGAGAACCCGAATCCGCATCCGGCCAGCGAGTGCGGCATCCTCCAGAACCTGCAGCAGGCCGCTGAAGGCGCCGGCTGTGAATGCCATCCGCGCCACTGA
- the htpX gene encoding protease HtpX — protein sequence MKRIFLFLATNIAVMLVLSITASLLGVNRFLTANGLNLGMLLAFAALMGFGGSFISLLMSKTIAKWSTGAQVITHPSTSTELWLVQTVQKLATRAGLPMPEVAIYDGEPNAFATGASKNSSLVAVSTGLLQSMSHDEVEAVLAHEVAHIANGDMVTLTLIQGVVNTFVIFMARVVGYFVDSWLRRNDEESSGPGIGYMITVVVCEIVFGILASIIVAAFSRHREYRADAGAAGLMGTPVPMVGALRRLGGLDADGLPQNMQAMGISGGKSWMALFSSHPPIESRIAALQNAR from the coding sequence ATGAAACGCATTTTCCTGTTCCTGGCGACCAACATCGCCGTCATGCTCGTACTCAGTATCACGGCCAGCCTGCTGGGCGTGAACCGCTTCCTGACCGCCAACGGGCTGAACCTCGGCATGCTGCTGGCGTTCGCCGCGCTGATGGGCTTTGGCGGCTCGTTCATCTCGCTGCTGATGTCAAAGACCATTGCCAAGTGGTCCACCGGTGCCCAGGTCATCACCCACCCGAGCACCAGCACGGAGCTCTGGCTCGTGCAGACCGTGCAGAAGCTGGCCACGCGCGCCGGCCTGCCGATGCCCGAAGTTGCCATCTACGACGGCGAGCCCAACGCCTTTGCCACCGGCGCGTCGAAGAACAGCTCGCTGGTGGCCGTGTCCACGGGGCTGCTGCAGTCGATGTCGCATGACGAGGTAGAGGCCGTGCTGGCGCACGAGGTGGCCCACATCGCCAATGGCGACATGGTCACGCTGACGCTGATCCAGGGCGTGGTGAACACGTTCGTGATCTTCATGGCGCGCGTGGTCGGCTACTTCGTGGATTCGTGGCTGCGCCGCAACGACGAGGAATCGAGCGGCCCCGGCATCGGCTACATGATCACGGTGGTGGTCTGCGAGATTGTCTTCGGCATCCTGGCCAGCATCATCGTGGCGGCGTTCTCGCGTCACCGCGAATACCGGGCCGATGCCGGCGCGGCGGGCCTGATGGGCACGCCGGTGCCGATGGTCGGCGCACTGCGCCGCCTGGGCGGCCTGGACGCCGACGGCCTGCCGCAGAACATGCAGGCCATGGGCATTTCGGGCGGCAAGTCGTGGATGGCGCTGTTTTCGAGCCACCCGCCAATCGAATCGCGCATCGCCGCGCTGCAGAACGCGCGCTGA
- a CDS encoding GlxA family transcriptional regulator: protein MHLVPDPPRVVVIVAPDPSQELDVTGPTAVFSTANKLCGRDQPPYEVHVASVSDDAIVHTECGLRLLAEAPYHQIAGRIGRPVDTVLVAGGAGARIAADDAWLVGWLRDQAATVRRMGAVCTGAFPLCRTGLLDGQRVTTHWRHAERLAQRHPELTVDADPIWIRAGRFYTSAGVTAGMDLSLALVEEDLGHAVSLEVARELVMFLRRPGSQAQFSTMLRAQAAQSPELRALQTWIADNLGRDLSVGVLAEQAAMSPRNFARVFARQVGETPARYVERLRVEAVRRLLEGSDRRLEAIAHATGFGNADVMRQAFLRHVQTTPERYRAAFRADVAEPPGEDGLAA, encoded by the coding sequence ATGCACCTCGTACCCGACCCACCGCGCGTCGTGGTGATCGTCGCGCCCGACCCCTCGCAGGAGCTCGATGTCACCGGCCCAACGGCGGTCTTCAGCACGGCCAACAAGCTGTGTGGCCGCGACCAGCCGCCCTACGAGGTCCATGTCGCCAGCGTCAGCGATGACGCCATCGTGCATACCGAATGCGGCCTGCGGCTGCTGGCGGAAGCGCCGTACCACCAGATCGCCGGACGAATCGGCAGGCCCGTCGATACGGTGCTGGTGGCGGGCGGCGCGGGCGCCCGCATCGCGGCGGACGACGCCTGGCTCGTGGGCTGGCTACGTGACCAGGCGGCCACGGTGCGCCGCATGGGCGCCGTATGCACCGGCGCGTTCCCGCTGTGCCGCACCGGCCTGCTCGACGGCCAGCGCGTGACCACGCATTGGCGCCATGCCGAGCGGCTGGCGCAGCGCCATCCCGAGCTCACCGTGGATGCCGATCCGATCTGGATTCGCGCCGGACGCTTCTACACGTCCGCTGGCGTCACGGCAGGCATGGACCTGTCGCTGGCGCTGGTCGAGGAAGACCTTGGCCACGCGGTGTCGCTGGAAGTGGCCCGCGAGCTGGTGATGTTCCTGCGGCGGCCGGGCAGCCAGGCGCAGTTCTCCACCATGCTGCGCGCACAGGCAGCGCAAAGCCCCGAGCTACGTGCGCTGCAGACGTGGATCGCCGACAACCTCGGCCGCGACCTGTCCGTCGGCGTGCTGGCCGAGCAAGCGGCCATGAGCCCGCGCAACTTCGCGCGCGTGTTTGCCAGGCAGGTAGGAGAAACGCCAGCGCGCTACGTGGAGCGGCTGCGCGTAGAAGCCGTGCGGCGGCTGCTGGAAGGCAGCGACCGCCGGCTGGAGGCGATTGCGCATGCCACCGGCTTCGGCAATGCCGATGTCATGCGGCAGGCGTTCCTGCGCCACGTGCAGACCACGCCGGAACGCTATCGGGCCGCGTTCCGTGCCGATGTGGCGGAGCCGCCGGGAGAAGACGGGCTGGCGGCGTAG
- a CDS encoding MFS transporter, producing MASPAMRQARVLALCQALFTSDISVDLTLTGLVGYTLAPTKALATLPFALITVAGAATAMGVPFVIERFGRRFAFCLGGVACMLGGWVSVAAIWRHDFWLFCGGTALVGVFQSFARFYRLAAADAAPVPEKPRAISVVLTGGVVAAVCGPAIAAWSADMMLPTPFAGSYAVVAVFGALTVMLLMVAYRESPAALAAAAADTRPARPLGEIVRQPVFLASFANNGIGNAVMMFVMTATPIAAIACHHTIAQGAQIIEWHLVGMYAPSFFSGWLLQRFGNPVMLVAGIALSALAAVVALCSTSLVAFYVALLCLGMGWNFMSVGGTTLLAGSYRPSERARTQSASEFSSAVLTSLATLAAGQVLTVWGWQGVNLAVLPALAVALAVTLAWQRRERAAAMAAAV from the coding sequence ATGGCTTCCCCCGCAATGCGGCAAGCGCGTGTGCTGGCGCTGTGCCAGGCCCTGTTCACGTCCGACATATCCGTCGACCTGACGCTGACAGGGCTGGTCGGCTATACGCTGGCGCCGACCAAGGCGCTGGCCACGCTGCCATTCGCGCTGATCACCGTGGCGGGCGCGGCCACGGCCATGGGCGTGCCGTTCGTGATCGAGCGCTTCGGACGCCGCTTCGCCTTCTGCCTGGGCGGCGTGGCCTGCATGCTGGGCGGATGGGTGTCGGTGGCGGCGATCTGGCGTCACGATTTCTGGCTGTTCTGCGGCGGCACGGCGCTGGTCGGCGTGTTCCAGTCGTTCGCCCGCTTCTACCGGCTGGCCGCCGCCGACGCCGCGCCCGTGCCGGAAAAGCCGCGTGCGATCTCGGTGGTGCTGACCGGCGGCGTGGTGGCCGCCGTGTGCGGCCCGGCCATCGCCGCATGGAGTGCCGACATGATGCTGCCGACACCGTTTGCCGGCTCGTATGCGGTGGTGGCGGTCTTCGGCGCGCTGACCGTGATGCTGCTGATGGTGGCGTACCGCGAATCCCCGGCTGCGCTGGCCGCCGCCGCGGCTGACACCCGGCCCGCACGGCCGCTGGGCGAGATCGTCCGCCAGCCGGTGTTCCTGGCATCGTTCGCCAACAATGGCATCGGCAACGCCGTGATGATGTTCGTGATGACCGCCACGCCGATCGCCGCCATCGCCTGCCATCACACCATTGCACAGGGTGCGCAGATCATCGAATGGCACCTGGTGGGCATGTACGCGCCGTCGTTCTTCTCGGGCTGGCTGCTGCAACGGTTTGGCAACCCGGTGATGCTGGTGGCCGGCATTGCGCTGTCGGCGCTGGCCGCCGTGGTGGCGCTGTGCTCGACGTCGCTGGTGGCGTTCTACGTGGCGCTGCTGTGCCTGGGGATGGGCTGGAACTTCATGTCGGTGGGCGGCACGACGCTGCTGGCCGGCAGCTATCGGCCCAGCGAACGGGCCAGGACGCAATCGGCCAGCGAGTTTTCCTCGGCGGTGCTGACGTCGCTGGCCACGCTGGCCGCGGGTCAGGTGCTGACGGTCTGGGGCTGGCAGGGTGTGAACCTGGCGGTACTGCCGGCGCTGGCTGTCGCGCTGGCCGTGACGCTGGCATGGCAGCGCCGGGAGCGCGCGGCGGCGATGGCTGCGGCAGTATGA
- a CDS encoding bifunctional cytochrome P450/NADPH--P450 reductase, with protein sequence MSSVTPAAALEPIPRDPGWPIVGNLFQITPGEVGQHLLARSRHHDGIFELDFAGRRVPFVSSVALAAEVCDPARFRKIIGPPLSYLRDMAGDGLFTAHSDEPNWGCAHRILMPAFSQRAMKGYFDVMLRVANRLVDKWDHKGPDADIAVADDMTRLTLDTIALSGFGYDFESFASEQLDPFIVAMVGALEEAMRKLTRLPIQDRFMGRAHRKFADDVTYMRNLVDDVIRQRRAAPRPGMDLLNLMLEARDPETDRQLDDANIRNQVITFLIAGHETTSGLLTFTLYELLRNPGVLAQAYAEVDAVLPGDAPPVYADLARLPVLDRVLKETLRLWPTAPAFAVAPFEDVVIGGRYRLRQNRRISVVLTALHRDPKVWEHPERFDIDRFLPENEARLPTHAYMPFGHGERACIGRQFALTEAKLALALMLRNFAFHDPYDYQFRLKETLTIKPDNFVLRARRRRPHERIAAQAVVETATDTAQAEVRGNGQAMTVLCASSLGTARELAEQIHGGAVAAGFDATLADLDDVVDALPTTGLLVVVAATYNGRAPDSGRRFEAMLDAGGADGYRAEGLRLALLGCGNSQWATYQAFPRRVFDFFTGAGAVPLLARGEADGNADFDQAAERWLAQLWQAVQADGASAGGIGVDVQLRSVDAMRADTLPAGTQSFTVLANTELVGDPTGLWDFAIEAPRTSTREIRLQLPPGTTYQTGDHVAVWPQNDAAQVLALCERLDLDPEGMVTLSAPHGAGRGLPIGEALPLRQLLTHFVELQDVVSRQTLRALAQTTACPHTRQSLEQLAADDAGADADTGYAAQVAARRLNVLDVLVRFPAITLTLQQLLACTVPMRPRFYSIASSPLVSPDVATLLVGTVWAPALSGRGQFRGVASTWLQALAPGARVSASIRTPNPPFAPPADPAVPMLLIGPGTGIAPFRGFLEERAAQLAAGGSVTPVQLYFGCRHPQHDWLFYDEIARWADTGVAEVHTAYSVLPGAARYVQDLLWQRRAQVWERLQAGAMVYVCGDGRRMAPAVRQVLIDIGAEQGGMTPEAASDWFAGLVAQGRYRQDVFN encoded by the coding sequence ATGTCATCCGTCACCCCCGCCGCCGCACTTGAACCGATTCCGCGCGACCCGGGCTGGCCCATCGTCGGCAACCTGTTCCAGATCACCCCGGGCGAGGTCGGGCAGCATCTGCTGGCGCGCAGCCGCCACCACGACGGCATCTTCGAACTCGACTTTGCCGGCCGCCGTGTGCCGTTCGTGTCGTCGGTGGCACTGGCGGCCGAAGTGTGCGATCCGGCGCGCTTCCGCAAGATCATCGGGCCGCCGCTGTCGTATCTGCGCGACATGGCCGGCGACGGGCTGTTCACCGCCCATAGCGACGAACCGAACTGGGGCTGCGCGCACCGCATTCTGATGCCGGCTTTCAGCCAGCGCGCGATGAAGGGCTACTTCGACGTGATGTTGCGCGTGGCCAACCGGCTGGTCGACAAGTGGGACCACAAGGGCCCGGATGCCGATATCGCCGTGGCCGACGACATGACGCGGCTGACGCTCGACACCATCGCGCTGTCGGGCTTTGGCTACGACTTCGAATCGTTTGCCAGCGAACAGCTCGACCCGTTCATCGTGGCGATGGTCGGCGCGCTGGAAGAGGCCATGCGCAAGCTTACGCGGCTGCCGATCCAGGATCGCTTCATGGGCCGCGCGCACCGCAAGTTCGCCGACGACGTGACCTACATGCGCAACCTGGTGGACGACGTGATCCGCCAGCGCCGGGCCGCGCCCCGGCCGGGCATGGACCTGCTGAACCTGATGCTGGAGGCGCGCGATCCTGAAACCGACCGCCAGCTCGACGACGCCAACATCCGCAACCAGGTCATCACCTTCCTCATTGCCGGCCACGAGACCACCAGCGGCCTGCTCACCTTCACGCTGTACGAATTGCTGCGCAACCCGGGCGTGCTGGCCCAGGCCTATGCCGAGGTCGATGCCGTGCTGCCCGGCGACGCACCGCCCGTCTATGCCGACCTGGCGCGCCTGCCCGTGCTCGACCGCGTTTTGAAGGAAACGCTACGCCTGTGGCCCACTGCGCCGGCGTTTGCCGTGGCGCCGTTCGAGGATGTGGTGATCGGTGGCCGCTACCGATTGCGTCAGAACCGTCGCATTTCGGTGGTGCTGACAGCGCTGCATCGGGACCCGAAGGTGTGGGAACACCCGGAGCGCTTCGATATCGACCGCTTCCTGCCCGAGAACGAGGCCAGGCTGCCGACGCACGCGTACATGCCGTTCGGCCACGGCGAGCGTGCCTGCATCGGCCGCCAGTTCGCGCTGACCGAGGCCAAGCTGGCCCTGGCGCTGATGCTGCGCAACTTCGCCTTCCACGATCCGTACGACTACCAGTTCCGGCTCAAGGAAACGCTGACCATCAAGCCCGACAACTTCGTGCTGCGCGCGCGGCGCCGGCGTCCGCATGAACGGATCGCGGCGCAAGCCGTTGTCGAGACGGCAACCGATACCGCGCAGGCCGAGGTGCGCGGCAACGGCCAGGCCATGACCGTACTGTGCGCGTCGAGCCTGGGCACTGCCCGCGAGCTGGCCGAGCAGATCCATGGCGGTGCCGTGGCGGCGGGGTTCGACGCCACGCTGGCCGATCTGGACGACGTGGTGGATGCGCTGCCGACAACCGGCCTGCTGGTCGTGGTGGCGGCCACCTACAACGGCCGCGCGCCGGACTCCGGCCGCCGCTTCGAAGCGATGCTCGATGCTGGCGGCGCCGACGGCTACCGTGCCGAAGGGCTGCGGCTGGCGCTGCTTGGTTGCGGAAACTCGCAGTGGGCCACATACCAGGCCTTCCCGCGCCGGGTGTTCGATTTTTTCACCGGCGCCGGGGCGGTGCCGCTGCTGGCACGCGGCGAGGCCGACGGCAATGCCGATTTCGACCAGGCGGCGGAGCGCTGGCTGGCGCAGCTGTGGCAGGCGGTGCAGGCCGACGGCGCCAGCGCGGGCGGCATCGGCGTGGACGTGCAATTGCGCAGCGTCGATGCCATGCGCGCCGACACGCTGCCGGCCGGCACGCAGTCTTTCACGGTGCTGGCCAATACCGAGCTGGTCGGCGACCCCACCGGGCTATGGGATTTCGCGATCGAGGCGCCGCGCACCTCCACGCGCGAGATCCGGCTGCAACTGCCGCCGGGCACGACCTACCAGACCGGCGACCACGTCGCAGTCTGGCCACAAAACGATGCGGCGCAGGTGCTGGCGCTCTGCGAGCGGCTCGATCTCGACCCCGAGGGCATGGTTACGCTGTCGGCCCCGCACGGTGCCGGGCGAGGGCTGCCGATCGGCGAAGCGCTGCCGCTGCGCCAGCTGCTGACGCATTTCGTCGAACTGCAGGATGTGGTGTCGCGCCAGACGCTGCGTGCGCTGGCTCAGACCACGGCCTGCCCGCACACGCGGCAGTCGCTGGAGCAACTGGCCGCCGACGATGCCGGTGCCGATGCCGATACCGGCTACGCCGCCCAGGTGGCGGCACGGCGCCTGAACGTGCTCGATGTCCTGGTGCGCTTCCCGGCCATCACGCTGACGCTCCAGCAGCTGCTGGCCTGCACGGTGCCGATGCGGCCGCGCTTCTATTCCATCGCGTCGTCGCCGCTGGTGTCGCCCGATGTGGCCACCCTGCTGGTGGGCACGGTGTGGGCACCGGCGCTGTCGGGCCGGGGCCAGTTCCGTGGCGTGGCGTCGACGTGGCTGCAGGCGCTGGCGCCCGGCGCGCGCGTATCGGCATCGATCCGCACGCCGAATCCGCCGTTTGCCCCGCCTGCCGATCCTGCCGTGCCGATGCTGCTGATCGGCCCGGGTACCGGCATCGCGCCGTTTCGGGGCTTCCTCGAAGAACGCGCAGCCCAGCTAGCCGCCGGCGGGTCCGTTACGCCGGTGCAGCTGTACTTCGGCTGCCGCCATCCCCAGCATGACTGGCTGTTCTACGACGAGATCGCGCGCTGGGCGGACACAGGGGTTGCCGAGGTCCACACCGCGTATTCGGTGCTGCCGGGCGCGGCGCGCTACGTGCAGGATTTGCTCTGGCAACGGCGCGCGCAGGTCTGGGAACGACTGCAGGCCGGGGCGATGGTCTACGTCTGCGGCGACGGCCGCCGTATGGCGCCGGCCGTGCGGCAGGTGCTGATCGACATCGGCGCGGAGCAGGGCGGCATGACGCCCGAGGCGGCGTCGGACTGGTTCGCGGGACTGGTGGCACAGGGCCGTTATCGCCAGGACGTGTTCAACTAA